From the Gordonia bronchialis DSM 43247 genome, one window contains:
- the secF gene encoding protein translocase subunit SecF, producing MGSDADFVSDSKRSFLSRLYTGTGAFEIVGRRRMWYLVTAVILLICALSIGLRWFTLGIDFEGGTQISIPVSSGITADSVEKVVTDALGSAPESVQTAGSGASETVQVRTEALELTQAEAVTRALVGEFGPGLTTEEISISDVSSTWGREITEKMLIALVVFLVIVFVYIAVRFDREMSIAALTSLFFDIVCTAGVYSLVGWEVTPATVIGLLTILGFSLYDTVVVFDKVSENTRSVLQTSRRTYGEQANLAINQTLMRSINTTVISVLPIIALMVIAVWLLGVGTLKDLGLIQLVGVVVGAYSSIFLAAPLLVTLKERRPDIARHTKRVLDRRAAIEAGQTPAEEFRPRTGRRSSGTRGEIIDAEAARPTGKRRRTR from the coding sequence ATGGGATCGGATGCCGACTTCGTCTCGGACAGCAAACGCTCGTTCCTCTCCCGCCTCTACACGGGTACCGGCGCCTTCGAGATCGTCGGGCGCCGGCGCATGTGGTACCTCGTCACCGCGGTGATCCTGCTGATCTGCGCGCTGTCCATCGGGCTGCGCTGGTTCACCCTCGGTATCGACTTCGAGGGCGGCACCCAGATCTCCATCCCGGTGTCGTCGGGCATCACCGCCGACTCGGTGGAGAAGGTGGTCACCGACGCCCTCGGTTCGGCGCCCGAGTCGGTACAGACCGCGGGTTCGGGGGCGAGCGAGACCGTGCAGGTGCGCACCGAGGCGCTCGAGCTCACCCAGGCCGAAGCGGTCACGCGGGCCCTGGTGGGCGAGTTCGGGCCGGGGTTGACCACCGAGGAGATCAGCATCTCCGACGTCAGCTCCACCTGGGGACGCGAGATCACCGAGAAGATGCTGATCGCCCTCGTGGTGTTCCTCGTCATCGTGTTCGTCTACATCGCGGTGCGCTTCGACCGTGAGATGTCGATCGCGGCGCTGACGTCGCTGTTCTTCGACATCGTGTGCACCGCCGGCGTGTACTCGCTGGTCGGCTGGGAGGTCACCCCGGCCACCGTGATCGGTTTGCTCACGATTCTCGGCTTCTCGCTCTATGACACCGTCGTCGTGTTCGACAAGGTGTCGGAGAACACCCGGTCGGTGCTGCAGACCTCGCGGCGTACCTACGGCGAACAGGCCAACCTGGCGATCAACCAGACCCTGATGCGGTCGATCAACACCACGGTCATCTCCGTGCTGCCGATCATCGCGCTGATGGTCATCGCGGTGTGGCTGCTCGGGGTGGGCACCCTCAAGGACCTCGGACTGATCCAGCTCGTCGGCGTGGTCGTGGGTGCCTACTCATCGATCTTCCTGGCCGCCCCGCTGCTGGTCACCCTCAAGGAGCGTCGCCCCGACATCGCGCGGCACACCAAGCGGGTCCTGGATCGCCGCGCGGCGATCGAGGCGGGCCAGACGCCCGCCGAGGAGTTCCGTCCGCGGACCGGTCGACGTTCCTCCGGTACGCGCGGCGAGATCATCGACGCCGAGGCCGCGCGGCCCACCGGAAAACGCCGCCGCACACGTTAG
- a CDS encoding acyl-CoA thioesterase, protein MAAIEDILQVERIETDIYRGPAFPSHLQRTFGGQVAGQALMSATRTVDDEFAVHSLHGYFLRPGNPDLPAVFLVDRIRDGRSFVTRRVTGIQNGEAIFMMSASFHVRTDQGYEHQDRMPPVLKPTELPDRLDDFSAEERAVFKEWQNFDIRIVPREHLVTSDYFAAQQRVWFRYRHRLPDDQVFHVGTLAYMSDMTLLGSSKVPHPDANPQVASLDHAMWFMRPFRADDWLLYDQTSPSADGGRALTQGRIFDLSGRMVAAVTQEGLARTGRDMPADQHARRDR, encoded by the coding sequence GTGGCAGCCATCGAGGACATCCTTCAGGTCGAGCGCATCGAAACCGACATCTATCGGGGCCCGGCGTTTCCGAGCCACCTGCAACGCACCTTCGGCGGGCAGGTCGCCGGGCAGGCACTGATGTCGGCGACCCGCACCGTCGACGACGAGTTCGCGGTGCACTCGCTGCACGGCTACTTCCTGCGGCCCGGCAACCCCGATCTGCCCGCGGTGTTCCTCGTCGACCGAATCCGGGACGGGCGCTCCTTTGTGACGCGGCGGGTCACCGGCATCCAGAACGGCGAGGCCATCTTCATGATGTCGGCGTCGTTCCACGTCCGCACCGATCAGGGATATGAGCATCAGGACCGGATGCCGCCGGTGCTCAAGCCCACCGAACTGCCCGACCGGCTCGACGACTTCTCCGCCGAGGAACGTGCGGTCTTCAAGGAATGGCAGAACTTCGACATCCGGATCGTGCCGCGCGAGCACCTGGTCACCTCCGACTATTTCGCCGCCCAGCAGCGGGTGTGGTTCCGCTACCGGCACCGGCTGCCCGACGATCAGGTCTTCCACGTCGGGACACTGGCCTACATGAGCGACATGACGTTGCTCGGTTCGTCGAAGGTGCCCCATCCCGACGCCAACCCGCAGGTCGCCTCGCTCGACCACGCCATGTGGTTCATGCGCCCCTTCCGCGCCGACGACTGGCTGCTCTACGACCAGACCTCACCGTCGGCGGACGGCGGTCGCGCGCTCACCCAGGGCCGGATCTTCGACCTGTCGGGCCGGATGGTCGCCGCGGTCACCCAGGAGGGGCTGGCCCGCACCGGCCGCGACATGCCCGCCGATCAGCACGCCCGACGCGATCGGTGA
- a CDS encoding helix-turn-helix transcriptional regulator, whose protein sequence is MTAIAHHVPQYQRPVDARRQAAAAARRQEALARLAARRMPLPGQPIGDRTAAPAGARMALVPNVEDAAPTVREEAQRPALPRPSLTSREVEVLRTWMLVDSKPAVAQQLFISLGTVNTHLTRIRAKYAEIGRPAPTKASLVARAVQDGLMTLDEL, encoded by the coding sequence ATGACCGCGATTGCCCATCACGTGCCCCAGTACCAGCGCCCCGTCGATGCCCGCCGTCAGGCAGCGGCCGCCGCACGACGCCAGGAGGCCCTCGCCCGGCTCGCCGCCCGGCGCATGCCGCTGCCGGGCCAGCCGATCGGGGATCGGACGGCCGCACCCGCCGGTGCCCGGATGGCGCTCGTCCCGAACGTCGAGGACGCGGCACCCACCGTGCGCGAGGAGGCGCAGCGTCCCGCGCTGCCCCGGCCCAGCCTCACCTCCCGCGAGGTAGAGGTCCTGCGGACCTGGATGCTGGTGGACTCGAAACCCGCAGTCGCACAACAGCTCTTCATCTCGCTGGGCACGGTCAACACCCACCTGACCCGCATTCGGGCCAAGTACGCCGAGATCGGCCGGCCGGCACCGACCAAGGCGTCGCTGGTCGCCCGCGCCGTGCAGGACGGGTTGATGACCCTCGATGAGCTGTAA
- a CDS encoding ABC transporter substrate-binding protein, with amino-acid sequence MLTRSRTFIRALASTVAVAFAAGLLTACGDDGPPTVDYLVDARITTYNANTVSGNADGALMVTGRLLPGFSLLGAAGQVIPDRDVGSVTRLDGDRLTLRYEFVPEAAFSDGVALDCDDLLLAWAAMSGRFRGFTPATTAGYRDIDSVECAAGERTATVTFKPGRDYRDWASLFGAGTMLPAHVVAHDAGIADVIDPIRAGNDAVIARIAKAWNEGFPLVPGPVDETRLPSSGPYRVDRYSRTDGLVLVANDKWWGERPKTARIVVWGRGTDATRRLPEGRFDIADVTAGMIDGDVAGTHGAANPARALAVEELVLATRGVFGDVRVRQAFASCMPREGLARRFGQGARMWNQRLLAPADNLAGQINNDFGRAYQRPDPARARALLEQHGSAKVTVRIGYVAPTARWQQMVAAIAEACAGAGITVVDASSDRIAPGDLGTSLDALVVAGGTSFAAAGAADPARDAYSLRGGDPADLGGFRDPQVSRAIDQLAVVSSPTDQLPLIRVIENAAWTAVPSIPLFAAPRVQRWNDRVGNVVAGLARSGTGWNMDRWTVDG; translated from the coding sequence GTGCTCACGAGGTCCCGGACGTTCATCCGAGCCCTGGCGTCGACCGTCGCCGTCGCCTTCGCGGCCGGTCTGCTGACCGCCTGCGGCGACGACGGACCACCTACCGTCGACTATCTCGTCGACGCCCGGATCACCACCTACAACGCGAACACCGTGTCGGGCAACGCCGACGGCGCACTCATGGTCACCGGTCGTTTGCTGCCCGGTTTCAGCCTGCTGGGCGCCGCCGGCCAGGTCATCCCGGATCGCGACGTCGGGTCGGTGACCCGTCTGGACGGTGACCGGCTCACCCTGCGCTACGAATTCGTCCCGGAGGCCGCGTTCTCCGACGGCGTGGCCCTCGACTGCGATGATCTGTTGCTGGCCTGGGCCGCGATGAGCGGCCGGTTCCGTGGATTCACACCCGCCACCACCGCGGGGTACCGCGACATCGACTCCGTCGAGTGCGCCGCGGGGGAGCGGACCGCGACGGTGACGTTCAAACCGGGCCGCGACTACCGGGACTGGGCGTCGCTGTTCGGAGCCGGCACCATGCTGCCCGCGCACGTGGTGGCCCACGACGCCGGGATCGCCGACGTCATCGACCCGATCCGGGCCGGCAACGACGCCGTCATCGCGCGCATCGCCAAGGCGTGGAACGAGGGATTCCCGCTGGTTCCCGGGCCGGTCGACGAGACACGTCTGCCGTCGTCGGGCCCGTATCGCGTGGACCGCTACTCCCGTACCGACGGGCTCGTGCTGGTGGCCAACGACAAGTGGTGGGGTGAGCGGCCCAAGACCGCCCGGATCGTCGTCTGGGGACGCGGTACCGACGCCACCCGCCGGCTGCCGGAGGGCCGCTTCGACATCGCCGACGTCACCGCGGGAATGATCGACGGGGACGTCGCCGGTACCCATGGCGCGGCGAACCCGGCACGCGCGCTCGCCGTCGAGGAACTGGTGCTCGCCACGCGCGGCGTCTTCGGCGATGTGCGGGTGCGTCAGGCCTTTGCGTCGTGCATGCCACGTGAAGGGCTCGCCCGCCGGTTCGGGCAGGGGGCGCGGATGTGGAATCAGCGGCTGCTGGCCCCGGCCGACAACCTGGCCGGTCAGATCAACAACGACTTCGGGCGCGCGTATCAGCGCCCCGACCCCGCCCGCGCCCGGGCGCTGCTCGAGCAACACGGTTCCGCAAAGGTGACCGTGCGCATCGGCTACGTCGCGCCGACCGCCCGCTGGCAGCAGATGGTGGCGGCCATCGCCGAGGCGTGCGCCGGCGCCGGGATCACCGTCGTGGACGCCTCCAGCGATCGGATCGCCCCCGGTGACCTCGGTACGAGCCTCGACGCGCTGGTGGTGGCCGGTGGCACCTCGTTTGCCGCGGCCGGGGCGGCCGACCCGGCCCGTGACGCGTACTCGCTGCGCGGCGGCGACCCGGCGGACCTCGGCGGCTTCCGGGACCCCCAGGTCAGCCGGGCCATCGACCAGCTCGCGGTTGTCTCGTCGCCGACCGATCAGCTCCCGCTGATCCGTGTGATCGAGAACGCGGCCTGGACGGCGGTGCCGTCGATCCCGCTGTTCGCTGCCCCGCGCGTGCAACGGTGGAATGATCGGGTGGGTAACGTCGTCGCCGGACTCGCCCGCAGCGGGACCGGCTGGAACATGGATCGGTGGACGGTTGATGGCTGA
- the ruvB gene encoding Holliday junction branch migration DNA helicase RuvB, which yields MSGDDREFTEDREVSALPVRSDGDLDAGLRPRSLAEFIGQPRVCEQLELVLHGAKGRGGTPDHILLSGPPGLGKTSLAMIIAAEMGAAIRVTSGPALERAGDLAAMLSNLVEGDVLFIDEIHRIARPAEEMLYLAMEDFRVDVVVGKGPGATSIPLDVAPFTLVGATTRSGSLTGPLRDRFGFTAHMEFYDTTELVHVLRRSAGILGIVLGDDAASEIASRSRGTPRIANRLLRRVRDYAEVRGDGTITVDTARAALAVYDVDELGFDRLDRAVLNALIRAFGGGPVGVSTLAVAVGEEPATVEEVCEPFLVRAGMVARTPRGRVATAAAWHHLGLTPPAGALNASFGVRPRDMETGSLFDDL from the coding sequence ATGTCCGGGGACGATCGTGAGTTCACCGAGGACCGAGAGGTCAGCGCACTGCCCGTGCGTTCCGACGGTGACCTCGACGCGGGTCTGCGGCCGCGGTCGCTGGCCGAGTTCATCGGCCAGCCGCGGGTCTGTGAGCAGCTCGAGCTCGTGCTGCACGGCGCCAAGGGCCGGGGCGGGACACCCGATCACATCCTCCTGTCCGGTCCACCCGGCCTGGGCAAGACCTCGCTGGCGATGATCATCGCCGCGGAGATGGGTGCCGCCATCCGGGTGACCTCCGGTCCGGCGCTCGAGCGGGCAGGCGATCTGGCCGCGATGCTCTCCAATCTGGTGGAGGGCGACGTCCTGTTCATCGACGAGATCCACCGCATCGCGCGGCCCGCCGAGGAGATGCTCTACCTCGCGATGGAGGACTTCCGGGTGGACGTGGTGGTCGGCAAGGGTCCGGGGGCCACGTCGATCCCGCTCGATGTGGCGCCGTTCACCCTGGTGGGTGCGACGACGCGATCGGGTTCACTCACCGGGCCGCTGCGCGACCGGTTCGGCTTCACCGCGCACATGGAGTTCTACGACACAACCGAACTGGTGCATGTCCTGCGCAGGTCGGCGGGCATCCTCGGGATCGTGCTGGGCGACGACGCCGCGTCGGAGATCGCGAGCCGTTCCCGCGGGACGCCGCGCATCGCCAACCGGCTGCTGCGCCGGGTCCGGGACTATGCGGAGGTGCGTGGCGACGGCACCATCACGGTCGATACCGCTCGGGCCGCACTGGCCGTCTACGATGTCGACGAACTGGGCTTCGACCGGCTGGACCGGGCTGTTCTCAATGCGCTGATCAGGGCGTTCGGCGGTGGTCCGGTGGGGGTGTCCACGCTGGCCGTGGCGGTGGGGGAGGAACCGGCGACCGTCGAAGAGGTCTGTGAACCGTTCCTGGTGCGGGCCGGGATGGTCGCGCGCACCCCCCGCGGCCGGGTCGCGACCGCCGCGGCGTGGCACCACCTGGGTCTCACCCCGCCGGCCGGTGCACTCAACGCATCCTTCGGCGTGCGTCCCCGGGACATGGAAACCGGCAGCCTGTTCGACGATCTGTAG
- the pdxT gene encoding pyridoxal 5'-phosphate synthase glutaminase subunit PdxT — MSAAYRASSARPRIGVLALQGDVREHVHALDAADADAVPIRRAAELDDIDGIIIPGGESTTMSRLLGVFDLFEPLQEALADGLPAYGSCAGMILLATTILDTRPDARHLDALDVTVRRNAFGRQVESFETDLEFAGITDIDDADPMRAVFIRAPWVESVSPDVEVLARVPSGPAAGRIVAVRQGDVLATSFHPEVTGDRRVHEYFVTMVRR; from the coding sequence GTGAGCGCCGCGTATCGCGCGTCGAGCGCGCGCCCGCGCATCGGTGTCCTCGCGCTGCAGGGCGATGTGCGCGAACACGTCCATGCGCTCGACGCCGCCGACGCCGACGCTGTCCCGATCCGGCGGGCGGCCGAACTCGACGACATCGACGGCATCATCATCCCGGGTGGCGAATCGACGACGATGAGTCGCCTGCTGGGGGTCTTCGACCTCTTCGAACCGCTGCAGGAGGCGCTGGCCGACGGGCTGCCCGCCTACGGCTCATGTGCCGGGATGATCCTGCTGGCCACCACGATCCTGGACACCCGCCCCGATGCCCGTCACCTCGATGCGCTCGATGTGACGGTGCGGCGCAACGCCTTCGGGCGTCAGGTGGAGAGCTTCGAGACCGATCTGGAGTTCGCCGGGATCACCGACATCGACGATGCCGACCCGATGCGCGCGGTGTTCATCCGGGCGCCCTGGGTGGAGTCGGTGTCCCCGGACGTCGAGGTGCTGGCGCGCGTACCGTCGGGTCCCGCGGCCGGCCGGATCGTCGCCGTGCGGCAGGGCGACGTGCTCGCGACGTCGTTTCATCCGGAGGTCACCGGGGATCGACGGGTACACGAATACTTCGTGACCATGGTGCGTCGGTAA
- a CDS encoding YebC/PmpR family DNA-binding transcriptional regulator, with protein MSGHSKWATTKHKKAVIDAKRGKMFAKLIKNIEVAARTGGGDPAGNPTLFDAIQKAKKSSVPNDNIERARKRGGGEEAGGADWQTITYEGYGPNGVAILIECLTDNRNRAAGEVRTAMTRNGGNMADPGSVAYLFTRKGVVTLEKNGQSEDDVLMAVLDAGAEEVTDLGDSFEVISEPGDLVAVRTALQEAGIDYDSAEASFRASVEVAVDADGARKVFKLIDALEDSDDVQNVYSNVDISDEVLAELDAD; from the coding sequence ATGAGCGGCCACTCCAAATGGGCCACCACCAAGCACAAGAAGGCGGTCATCGACGCCAAGCGCGGCAAGATGTTCGCCAAGCTGATCAAGAACATCGAGGTGGCCGCACGCACCGGCGGTGGTGACCCGGCCGGAAACCCGACGCTCTTCGACGCCATCCAGAAGGCCAAGAAGTCGTCGGTGCCCAACGACAACATCGAGCGTGCCCGCAAACGCGGCGGTGGTGAAGAGGCCGGCGGTGCCGACTGGCAGACCATCACCTACGAGGGCTACGGCCCCAACGGCGTGGCGATCCTCATCGAGTGCCTCACCGACAACCGCAATCGCGCGGCCGGGGAGGTCCGCACCGCGATGACCCGTAACGGTGGCAACATGGCCGACCCGGGTTCGGTGGCCTACCTGTTCACCCGCAAGGGCGTGGTCACCCTGGAGAAGAACGGGCAGAGCGAGGACGACGTGCTGATGGCGGTCCTCGACGCCGGCGCCGAGGAAGTCACCGACCTCGGGGATTCCTTCGAAGTGATCAGCGAACCCGGTGACCTGGTGGCCGTACGTACCGCGTTACAGGAGGCGGGCATCGACTACGACTCCGCCGAGGCGAGCTTCCGTGCCTCGGTCGAGGTGGCCGTTGACGCCGACGGCGCCCGCAAGGTGTTCAAACTGATCGACGCGCTCGAGGACTCCGACGACGTGCAGAACGTTTACAGCAACGTCGACATCAGCGACGAGGTGCTCGCCGAACTCGACGCCGACTGA
- the yajC gene encoding preprotein translocase subunit YajC — protein sequence MEFLFPVLLAMLAVFMFMSMRKQKKRMSEMQEMQDSVQTGTRIQLTSGLFGTVIDASSSDVIDVEIATGVVTRWNRLAVMRVIPTEEAAATYPGYVAPETDDEDDDFDVDHVSLDKSTDDAETDVTGTADQKRDGDK from the coding sequence ATGGAGTTTCTCTTCCCCGTCCTGCTGGCCATGCTGGCCGTGTTCATGTTCATGTCCATGCGCAAGCAGAAGAAGCGCATGAGCGAGATGCAGGAGATGCAGGACTCCGTGCAGACCGGCACCCGCATCCAGCTGACCTCGGGCCTGTTCGGCACGGTCATCGACGCGTCGTCGTCGGATGTCATCGACGTCGAGATCGCGACCGGCGTGGTCACCCGGTGGAATCGGCTGGCCGTGATGCGTGTCATCCCGACCGAGGAGGCCGCGGCCACCTACCCGGGTTACGTCGCCCCCGAAACCGACGACGAGGACGATGACTTCGACGTCGATCATGTGAGCCTCGACAAGTCCACCGACGACGCCGAGACCGACGTGACCGGCACCGCCGACCAGAAGCGCGACGGCGACAAGTAG
- the ruvC gene encoding crossover junction endodeoxyribonuclease RuvC — MRVMGVDPGLTRCGIALVESGRGRAVTALDVDVVRTPTDMELADRLLAVYTAACHWIDVHQPDVVAIERVFAQNQVSTAMGTAQAGGVIALAAGQRGIPVRFHTPSEVKAAVTGSGRADKAQVTAMVTRILGMQTKPRPADAADALALAICHCWRGPMMERMAQAQRQAQEAAARHRRRVAAARAGGQS, encoded by the coding sequence GTGCGTGTGATGGGGGTGGACCCGGGGCTCACCCGGTGCGGTATCGCCCTGGTGGAGTCCGGACGCGGCCGGGCGGTGACCGCCCTCGACGTCGACGTGGTGCGCACGCCCACTGACATGGAACTCGCCGACCGGCTGCTCGCGGTGTACACGGCCGCCTGTCACTGGATCGACGTGCACCAGCCCGACGTGGTGGCCATCGAGCGCGTCTTTGCGCAGAATCAGGTGTCGACGGCGATGGGCACCGCGCAGGCGGGCGGGGTCATCGCACTCGCCGCCGGACAGCGTGGCATCCCGGTGCGGTTCCACACCCCGTCGGAGGTGAAGGCCGCGGTCACCGGGAGCGGCCGGGCCGACAAGGCCCAGGTGACGGCGATGGTGACACGCATCCTCGGGATGCAGACCAAGCCCCGGCCGGCGGACGCGGCAGACGCCCTGGCGTTGGCCATCTGCCATTGCTGGCGGGGTCCGATGATGGAACGGATGGCGCAGGCGCAGCGTCAGGCGCAGGAGGCCGCCGCCCGGCATCGGCGCCGAGTGGCCGCGGCACGGGCAGGAGGACAGTCATGA
- the ruvA gene encoding Holliday junction branch migration protein RuvA, which yields MIASVRGPVLEVALDHAVIDCGGVGYRVLATPVTLSRLRRGEESTLLTSMIVREDSMTLYGFTEPDARALFALLQTVTGVGPRLAMATLAVLEPEALRRALAESDTKALTSVPGIGKRVAERLVVELRDKVDRPTGESAVGVVAPGGVREQVADALVGLGFTAGPAEKAVAAVLADHPDADASTALRQSLSLLGKAS from the coding sequence ATGATCGCTTCGGTGCGTGGACCCGTACTGGAGGTCGCGCTCGATCACGCCGTGATCGATTGCGGCGGAGTGGGTTACCGGGTTCTGGCGACCCCGGTGACGCTGTCGCGGTTGCGGCGCGGTGAAGAATCCACACTGCTGACGTCGATGATCGTGCGGGAGGACTCGATGACCCTCTACGGGTTCACCGAGCCCGACGCGCGAGCGTTGTTCGCGTTGCTGCAGACCGTCACCGGTGTCGGGCCGCGGCTGGCGATGGCCACCCTCGCGGTCCTCGAACCAGAGGCGTTGCGACGCGCGCTGGCCGAGTCCGACACCAAGGCGCTGACGTCGGTGCCCGGCATCGGAAAACGCGTCGCCGAACGCCTGGTGGTGGAACTGCGCGACAAAGTGGATCGCCCGACCGGTGAATCGGCCGTCGGGGTCGTCGCCCCGGGCGGCGTCCGCGAACAGGTCGCCGACGCCCTGGTCGGTCTCGGATTCACGGCCGGTCCGGCCGAGAAGGCCGTGGCCGCCGTTCTCGCCGACCATCCCGACGCCGACGCGTCGACGGCGCTACGACAGTCGCTGTCGCTGTTGGGAAAGGCGTCGTAG
- a CDS encoding adenine phosphoribosyltransferase, producing the protein MAELADETTGQALTRARAAIELHARRVPDFPSPGIAFKDLTPVLADPEGLAAIVTALTHGCREVDLVAGIDARGFLLGGAVARELGVGVLAVRKGGKLPPPVTSVSYTLEYGTASLEIPADGIDLTGLRVLLVDDVLATGGTAVAAAELLERAGAEVIGVAVIMELGDLDGRGTIARGLGPAVPVHAVAVD; encoded by the coding sequence ATGGCTGAGCTGGCCGACGAGACGACGGGGCAGGCGCTGACACGTGCGCGTGCGGCGATCGAACTGCATGCGCGGCGGGTGCCGGATTTCCCGAGCCCGGGCATCGCGTTCAAGGACCTCACGCCGGTGCTCGCCGACCCCGAGGGACTCGCGGCCATCGTCACCGCACTGACCCACGGGTGCCGGGAGGTCGATCTCGTTGCTGGTATCGACGCGCGCGGGTTCCTGCTCGGCGGGGCAGTCGCCCGTGAACTCGGCGTCGGGGTGCTGGCCGTCCGCAAGGGTGGCAAACTGCCACCGCCGGTCACGTCGGTGTCTTACACCCTGGAATACGGGACAGCCAGTCTGGAGATCCCGGCCGATGGCATCGATCTGACCGGGTTGCGTGTCCTGCTCGTCGACGACGTCCTCGCCACCGGTGGCACCGCGGTCGCCGCCGCCGAACTCCTCGAGCGCGCCGGTGCCGAGGTGATCGGCGTCGCGGTGATCATGGAACTCGGTGACCTCGACGGTCGCGGCACTATCGCTCGCGGCCTCGGGCCCGCGGTGCCGGTGCATGCGGTCGCGGTGGACTGA
- the secD gene encoding protein translocase subunit SecD: MTTTRRAGTDTRRAKRSGPSREIPPWQPLAVFLALLAVVYGLIFFTGAKTLEPKLGIDLQGGTRVTLTARTENGQQPSREQLDRAKQIIEQRVNGLGVGGSEVVINGDNLVITVPGKDGSQARTLGQTARLYVRPVIGEPQLARPQAPKPEDQAPPPGQTQSEQVQQAIAEQRKLRQAPANADQQTIARLQAQMAQMNCAEGTSDPLMGNDLPDQYLVACSQDGSQVYLLGPEIIDGRDIKEASAETDSQTGEWIVSLTFKGDAASFWPQYTASHVGTATAFTLDTRVVSAPVINQAIPGGSTRISGGSADPFTEASAGDLANVLKYGSLPLSFDASNAETVSATLGLSSLRAGLLAGAIGLLAVLIYALAYYRMLGILTFASLVLAGLMVYGIMVLLGRWIGFTLDLAGIAGLIIGIGMTADSFVVYFERIKDEMREGRSFRSAVPRGWASARRTIWSGNAVSFIAAAVIYILAVGEVRGFAFTLGLTTILDVVVVFLVTHPLVVYASRSTFLSRPSVNGLGAVAEVARQRRVATRATTTTGPAKGSAQ, translated from the coding sequence GTGACAACAACTCGCCGCGCAGGGACGGACACACGGCGGGCGAAACGGTCGGGACCCAGCCGTGAGATCCCGCCGTGGCAGCCGCTCGCCGTCTTCCTCGCCCTGTTGGCCGTGGTCTACGGCCTGATCTTCTTCACCGGCGCCAAGACGCTGGAGCCCAAGCTCGGCATCGACCTGCAGGGCGGAACACGGGTCACCCTGACCGCGCGCACCGAGAACGGGCAACAGCCCAGCCGGGAGCAGCTCGACCGCGCCAAGCAGATCATCGAGCAGCGTGTCAACGGTCTCGGCGTGGGTGGCTCGGAGGTCGTCATCAACGGCGACAACCTCGTCATCACCGTGCCCGGCAAGGACGGCTCGCAGGCCAGGACGCTGGGCCAGACCGCCCGCCTGTACGTGCGTCCGGTGATCGGGGAGCCGCAGCTCGCCCGGCCGCAGGCCCCTAAACCCGAGGATCAGGCACCGCCGCCCGGACAGACCCAGTCCGAGCAGGTCCAGCAGGCGATCGCCGAGCAGCGCAAACTGCGTCAGGCCCCGGCGAACGCCGATCAGCAGACCATCGCCCGGTTGCAGGCCCAGATGGCGCAGATGAACTGTGCGGAGGGCACCAGCGATCCCCTGATGGGCAACGACCTGCCCGATCAGTACCTGGTGGCGTGCTCCCAGGACGGCTCACAGGTCTATCTGCTCGGCCCGGAGATCATCGACGGGCGCGACATCAAGGAGGCGAGTGCCGAGACCGACTCGCAGACCGGCGAGTGGATCGTCTCGCTCACGTTCAAGGGTGATGCCGCCAGTTTCTGGCCGCAGTACACCGCCAGCCACGTCGGAACGGCCACAGCGTTCACCCTCGACACCCGCGTGGTGTCGGCGCCGGTGATCAACCAGGCGATCCCCGGCGGTTCCACCCGCATCAGCGGCGGTAGCGCGGATCCGTTCACCGAGGCGTCGGCCGGGGATCTGGCCAACGTCCTCAAGTACGGTTCGCTGCCGTTGTCCTTCGACGCCTCCAACGCCGAAACCGTCTCCGCCACATTGGGATTGTCGTCTCTGCGGGCAGGTCTCCTGGCCGGCGCGATCGGTCTGCTCGCGGTCCTCATCTACGCGCTTGCCTACTACCGGATGCTGGGCATCCTGACCTTCGCGTCGCTGGTGCTCGCCGGGCTGATGGTCTACGGCATCATGGTCCTGCTCGGGCGGTGGATCGGCTTCACCCTTGACCTCGCCGGCATCGCCGGTCTGATCATCGGTATCGGCATGACCGCCGACTCCTTCGTCGTGTACTTCGAGCGAATAAAGGACGAGATGCGTGAGGGCCGAAGTTTCCGGTCCGCGGTGCCACGCGGCTGGGCCAGCGCGCGGCGCACCATCTGGTCGGGTAACGCGGTCAGCTTCATCGCCGCCGCGGTGATCTACATCCTCGCCGTCGGCGAGGTCCGCGGGTTCGCGTTCACCCTGGGCCTGACGACCATCCTCGACGTGGTCGTCGTATTCCTGGTGACCCATCCGCTCGTGGTGTACGCGAGCCGATCGACATTCCTGTCCCGCCCGAGCGTCAACGGCCTCGGGGCCGTGGCCGAGGTGGCTCGGCAGCGCCGGGTCGCCACCCGTGCCACCACGACGACCGGACCGGCGAAAGGATCGGCGCAGTGA